One window from the genome of Microbulbifer sp. ALW1 encodes:
- a CDS encoding amino acid deaminase: MHTHTPNLLREEIALPAAVIYRSRLMHNLNWMQRFADEREVGLAPHGKTTMVPAFFKLQQQAGAWGMTLANPAQCRVAAEAGISRILMANQLVGKQSFAEIAKLQRDFPELEFFCLVDSAENARQLGCYFSEQQQPLKLLLEFGVPGGRTGCRNAQQARIVCDEIANWPQLQLAGIETYEGLIHGRDASGNTVEDRVREHLISTRELCLALLAENRFDTQQVILSGAGSAWYDLVTAVFADHNEPRLVPLIRPGCYLIHDRGIYADAQAAVMQRLEEDKRCSPSDDLQSSLEIWAYVQSIPEAGMAILAFGKRDAAFDAGLPKPELHFRPGRDTVPQNADPQWTLSAIMDQHAMMRTPANCDLQVGDIIALSTSHPCLTFDKWRQIQVIDDDYNLLESVDTFF, translated from the coding sequence ATGCACACACACACACCCAATTTATTGCGGGAAGAGATAGCCCTGCCCGCTGCCGTGATCTACCGCTCGCGACTGATGCACAACCTCAACTGGATGCAGCGCTTCGCCGATGAACGGGAAGTTGGACTCGCGCCCCACGGCAAAACCACCATGGTCCCCGCCTTTTTCAAGCTGCAGCAGCAGGCCGGTGCCTGGGGTATGACCCTGGCCAATCCCGCCCAGTGCCGGGTCGCCGCAGAAGCCGGTATTTCCCGGATACTGATGGCCAATCAGCTGGTGGGAAAACAGAGCTTCGCCGAGATAGCAAAACTCCAGCGGGACTTTCCCGAGCTGGAATTTTTCTGTTTGGTGGATTCCGCAGAAAATGCGCGTCAGCTCGGGTGCTACTTCTCCGAGCAGCAACAGCCGCTGAAGCTCTTGCTGGAATTCGGCGTACCCGGTGGCCGCACCGGCTGCCGAAATGCACAGCAGGCCCGCATCGTGTGTGACGAAATCGCCAACTGGCCACAACTGCAGCTAGCCGGGATTGAAACCTATGAGGGATTGATTCACGGCCGCGACGCCAGTGGCAACACGGTGGAGGATCGCGTGCGCGAACACCTGATCAGTACCCGCGAGCTTTGCCTCGCCCTGCTCGCGGAAAACCGCTTCGACACCCAGCAGGTGATCCTGAGCGGCGCGGGTTCCGCCTGGTACGATCTGGTAACCGCGGTATTTGCCGATCATAACGAGCCGCGCCTGGTGCCGCTGATCCGCCCCGGCTGCTACCTGATCCACGACCGCGGTATCTATGCAGACGCCCAGGCCGCTGTTATGCAGCGACTGGAAGAGGATAAGCGTTGTAGCCCATCGGACGACCTGCAGTCGAGCCTGGAAATCTGGGCCTATGTACAGTCCATTCCCGAAGCCGGCATGGCGATTCTCGCCTTCGGCAAACGGGATGCGGCCTTTGATGCGGGACTGCCAAAACCAGAACTGCATTTTCGTCCCGGGCGGGACACAGTGCCACAAAACGCGGACCCGCAGTGGACACTGAGCGCGATCATGGACCAGCACGCGATGATGCGGACTCCCGCAAATTGCGATTTGCAGGTTGGGGATATCATCGCTCTCTCCACCTCGCACCCCTGCCTTACCTTCGACAAGTGGCGGCAGATACAGGTCATCGACGATGACTATAACCTGCTGGAAAGCGTGGACACTTTTTTCTGA
- a CDS encoding MurR/RpiR family transcriptional regulator yields the protein MSHEPDIVSKINGHYGQLRDAEQKIARLVVDDISFAAHASISELADKAGVSEATITRFAKAVGCKNVRDLKLRLAQALAVGQRFYTEVKTEPGANYGVYDEIKAALDHNARLITEAVIEPAVTSLVGARQILIFGVGGGSTVMAQECQHRFFRLGFAATAYSDPMLMRMAASTIDSSDVVLCLSLGGYSPDVQEAAEIAREYGATIVGVTVADSPLAKVLHHLVPMEPLETDYIFKPSASRYVMLAAIDVLATELAVKQKRKSREALRRLKHTLDSHKHGEDRLPLGD from the coding sequence GTGAGTCACGAACCGGATATTGTGTCGAAAATAAATGGCCACTACGGCCAGCTGCGGGATGCAGAACAGAAGATCGCCCGTCTGGTGGTCGACGATATCAGCTTCGCCGCCCACGCCAGTATCAGCGAGCTGGCGGACAAGGCCGGGGTCAGCGAGGCCACCATTACCCGCTTTGCCAAAGCGGTGGGTTGCAAAAATGTGCGCGACCTGAAACTGCGCCTGGCCCAGGCGCTGGCCGTGGGTCAGCGCTTTTACACCGAAGTAAAGACAGAGCCCGGAGCCAACTACGGGGTTTACGATGAAATTAAAGCGGCGCTGGATCACAACGCGCGGCTGATTACCGAAGCGGTCATCGAACCGGCCGTGACGTCCCTGGTGGGGGCGCGGCAGATTCTGATTTTTGGTGTGGGTGGTGGTTCCACCGTGATGGCGCAGGAATGCCAGCACCGTTTTTTCCGCCTCGGATTTGCCGCTACCGCTTATTCCGATCCCATGCTGATGCGCATGGCGGCCTCGACTATTGATAGCAGCGATGTGGTGCTGTGCCTCTCCCTGGGCGGTTACAGTCCGGATGTTCAGGAGGCGGCAGAGATTGCCCGGGAATACGGTGCGACCATTGTGGGTGTAACCGTTGCGGATTCTCCCCTGGCGAAAGTGCTGCATCACCTGGTGCCAATGGAACCATTGGAGACCGATTACATTTTCAAGCCCAGCGCCTCACGTTACGTCATGTTGGCGGCGATCGATGTGCTGGCCACGGAGCTGGCCGTAAAACAGAAGCGCAAAAGTCGCGAGGCATTGCGCCGGCTCAAACACACACTGGATAGCCACAAGCACGGCGAAGATCGCCTGCCTCTGGGGGACTGA
- a CDS encoding RidA family protein, protein MIQRFGVEGGTGTGGQHLPFSSAVEAGGFLYVSGQTPMRDGEVVEGGIVEQSQLAIDNCFAIMDKAGYGVQDVVHVTVILTDARYFQSFNKVFKENFGDNPPARICSVCDLVVDCRVEVGIVCYRDPAK, encoded by the coding sequence ATGATTCAGAGATTCGGCGTCGAAGGCGGTACAGGTACCGGGGGTCAACACCTGCCATTTTCCAGTGCAGTGGAAGCCGGTGGCTTTCTTTATGTATCGGGCCAGACCCCAATGCGCGATGGCGAAGTGGTGGAGGGCGGTATTGTCGAGCAGTCGCAACTGGCGATCGACAATTGCTTTGCGATCATGGACAAGGCGGGCTACGGCGTTCAGGACGTGGTGCACGTAACCGTTATTTTGACCGATGCGCGATACTTTCAATCCTTCAATAAAGTCTTCAAAGAAAATTTCGGGGACAACCCGCCCGCGCGCATCTGTTCCGTGTGTGATCTGGTAGTGGACTGCAGGGTGGAAGTTGGCATAGTTTGTTACCGAGATCCGGCAAAATAA
- a CDS encoding DNRLRE domain-containing protein, producing the protein MKEFLGNKHFRVARENAMRAIAGTAGLLLGLAATDINAATKHHRLIWDNDGRNSAVIGFSPDGNSSNPYVSYGYSTDESAWTSAGVDASRTFDGSISSHFVRLENLPADSEVFYRVCDQDGCGDRFWFKTAPNDNSPFVMIAGGDTRTGHTNRRQGNQLLAKIRPLAVMHGGDFTDANSASQMSAFLDDWELTYSSDQIDGLDYKRIYPLIPTHGNHEDDNYSTLCLVFGADFNGDGNCNPSDTYGAVQISPLLRVYTLNSQFQNSGWSSYASAMNNWLQSDLASYGGSAQWRFAQYHKPMFPHYTGKSDNLTLHSWWAQNFYDYSMNLVVESDTHMTKLTQAVAPSGNGFVTASNGGTVYVGEGSWGAPARSANDPKSWTIDLASIQQFKVIQVSPSELTVRTAQFDTSASTLSRSDRAADALALPSNVNWWSANQVGEAMTLTRNASNRSVISGGSSSSSSSSSSSGGSSSGSSGSGGQGYALAVSDDVFVTANQTGTNYDGSNEGLLADGSDTTYGQMMTLLKFDLDDVASCSKFSNVTLEVNVTNYSNISFGVFVAGSDWQEASATWGSIGGTGIQGSQLASFTPATTGLIQIALDSSAVDAWLNGSNTGLVIASLGGSDGVDMSSKETGVAPVLYLDADCGSAGSSSSSSSSGGSSSSSSSGSSSGSSSGSGSSQPLVQAASDDVFVGSGQSGTNFDGDSDGLLADGSDRQYGELYTLLKFDLAGVETCSNFTQALLELNVTNRSSNTFGFYQANSDWQEASVTWNSVGGSGILGNRLATFVPNGTGTFQVDLLSSGIVETWLSGSNTGLVIAAESGSNGVDMTSKETGQGPLLRLQGTCGN; encoded by the coding sequence ATGAAAGAGTTTCTGGGAAACAAGCATTTTCGTGTTGCCCGCGAAAATGCGATGCGCGCAATCGCCGGTACCGCCGGCCTGCTGCTGGGCCTCGCGGCAACCGACATCAATGCAGCCACCAAACACCACCGCCTGATTTGGGACAACGACGGCCGCAACAGTGCCGTCATCGGCTTCTCGCCCGATGGCAACAGTTCCAATCCTTATGTGAGTTACGGCTACTCCACCGACGAAAGCGCCTGGACCAGTGCCGGCGTGGATGCGAGCCGCACCTTCGACGGCAGTATCAGCAGCCACTTTGTGCGACTGGAAAACCTGCCGGCAGATTCCGAGGTGTTTTACCGTGTATGTGACCAGGACGGTTGCGGCGATCGCTTCTGGTTTAAAACCGCACCCAATGACAACTCGCCCTTCGTCATGATCGCCGGTGGCGATACTCGCACCGGCCACACCAACCGCCGCCAGGGCAATCAATTGCTGGCAAAAATCCGCCCGCTGGCGGTGATGCACGGTGGCGACTTTACCGATGCCAACAGCGCCTCGCAGATGAGTGCCTTTCTGGACGACTGGGAGCTCACCTACTCCAGCGACCAGATCGACGGGTTGGATTACAAGCGTATTTATCCGCTGATTCCCACCCACGGCAACCACGAGGACGACAATTACTCCACCCTGTGCTTGGTATTCGGCGCCGACTTCAATGGCGATGGCAATTGCAATCCCAGTGACACTTACGGTGCGGTACAAATTTCCCCACTGCTGCGGGTGTACACCCTGAACAGCCAGTTCCAGAACAGCGGCTGGTCCTCCTACGCCTCGGCCATGAACAACTGGCTACAGAGCGACCTCGCCAGCTATGGCGGCAGTGCCCAGTGGCGTTTTGCCCAGTACCACAAGCCCATGTTCCCGCACTACACCGGCAAGTCTGACAATCTCACCCTGCACAGCTGGTGGGCGCAAAATTTCTACGACTACAGCATGAACCTGGTGGTGGAATCCGACACCCACATGACCAAGCTGACCCAGGCGGTTGCGCCCAGTGGCAATGGCTTTGTCACCGCATCAAACGGCGGCACCGTGTATGTGGGCGAAGGCAGCTGGGGGGCACCGGCACGCTCCGCAAACGATCCAAAATCCTGGACCATCGACCTGGCCAGCATCCAGCAATTCAAGGTCATCCAGGTCAGCCCCAGTGAACTGACCGTGCGCACTGCGCAGTTCGATACATCTGCCAGCACCCTGAGTCGCAGCGACCGCGCGGCAGATGCACTGGCACTGCCGAGCAACGTCAACTGGTGGAGCGCCAACCAGGTGGGCGAAGCCATGACCCTCACCCGCAACGCCAGCAACCGCAGCGTGATCAGCGGCGGCAGTTCCTCCAGCAGCAGCTCTTCCAGCAGTTCGGGTGGCTCCTCCAGTGGTTCCAGCGGATCCGGTGGTCAGGGCTACGCCCTTGCCGTGAGCGACGACGTCTTTGTCACCGCCAACCAGACGGGCACCAACTACGACGGCAGTAACGAAGGTCTGCTGGCAGACGGTTCCGACACCACCTACGGGCAGATGATGACCCTGTTGAAATTCGATCTGGACGATGTCGCCAGCTGCAGCAAGTTCAGCAACGTCACTCTCGAAGTGAATGTCACCAACTACTCCAACATCAGTTTCGGTGTATTTGTTGCCGGTAGCGATTGGCAGGAAGCGTCTGCGACCTGGGGCAGCATCGGCGGCACCGGTATCCAGGGCAGCCAGCTGGCCAGTTTCACCCCCGCGACTACCGGCCTGATACAAATTGCGCTCGATAGTAGTGCCGTCGATGCCTGGCTGAATGGCAGCAATACCGGCCTGGTGATCGCGTCCCTGGGTGGCAGCGACGGTGTAGACATGAGCTCCAAGGAAACCGGTGTGGCCCCGGTACTGTATCTGGATGCCGACTGCGGCAGCGCCGGTTCTTCCAGCAGCTCTTCCAGCTCCGGCGGTTCATCCAGTAGTAGCTCTTCTGGCAGCTCGTCAGGCAGTTCGTCCGGTTCGGGCAGCAGCCAGCCATTGGTGCAGGCGGCCTCTGATGATGTGTTTGTGGGCTCGGGTCAAAGCGGCACCAACTTTGATGGCGACAGTGATGGCCTGTTGGCCGATGGCAGCGATCGCCAGTACGGCGAGTTGTACACCCTGCTCAAATTCGATCTCGCCGGTGTCGAAACCTGCAGCAACTTTACCCAGGCCCTGCTTGAGCTGAATGTCACCAACCGCTCGAGTAACACCTTCGGTTTCTATCAGGCAAATAGCGACTGGCAGGAAGCTTCGGTCACCTGGAACAGCGTGGGTGGCAGCGGTATCCTCGGCAATCGGCTGGCCACTTTTGTCCCCAACGGTACCGGCACTTTTCAGGTAGACCTGCTGTCTTCGGGTATCGTGGAAACCTGGCTGAGCGGTAGCAACACCGGGTTGGTCATCGCCGCCGAAAGCGGCAGTAACGGTGTGGACATGACCTCCAAGGAAACTGGTCAGGGGCCACTGCTGCGTTTGCAGGGCACCTGCGGGAATTGA
- a CDS encoding DUF1566 domain-containing protein, with product MNIWQRSLIVFCVPTVGLLAAALHQPQSPQPAHHHFTKIDGSGEPLPNWAGPWPCVCDQRSGLLWEVKTDSENIHDGLWTYSWYRESSGSSGKESAVGAPNQGDCYFEDERCDTADLIRRARQEQLCGQQDWRLPTADEMRTLVDTEAKAGQPTIDTAFFPKTKRGDYWTSQQEVPLQDVYKTLDGGAVAISFVDGQQITIPHRNAAFVRLVSESSKSCH from the coding sequence ATGAATATCTGGCAGCGCTCGCTCATCGTATTTTGCGTGCCAACTGTGGGACTGTTGGCCGCAGCATTGCACCAACCGCAATCCCCGCAACCGGCACATCACCACTTCACCAAGATCGATGGCAGCGGCGAACCACTGCCCAATTGGGCCGGCCCCTGGCCCTGCGTGTGCGACCAGCGCAGCGGGCTATTGTGGGAAGTGAAAACCGACAGTGAAAATATTCACGATGGCCTGTGGACCTATTCCTGGTACCGCGAATCCAGTGGCAGCTCCGGGAAAGAGTCCGCAGTGGGCGCCCCCAACCAGGGCGACTGTTATTTTGAAGACGAACGCTGCGATACCGCGGATCTGATCCGACGCGCGCGCCAGGAGCAGCTGTGTGGCCAACAGGACTGGCGCCTGCCCACTGCCGATGAAATGCGCACGCTGGTGGACACCGAAGCCAAAGCGGGCCAGCCCACCATCGACACCGCCTTTTTCCCAAAAACCAAACGCGGCGATTACTGGACGTCACAACAGGAAGTCCCGTTACAGGATGTTTACAAAACGCTGGACGGGGGCGCCGTTGCCATCAGTTTTGTGGATGGGCAACAGATCACAATTCCGCACCGCAATGCAGCCTTTGTGCGCCTGGTTTCGGAATCTTCAAAAAGCTGTCACTAA
- a CDS encoding amidohydrolase family protein gives MTFDTVIRNAQVIDGSGAAAVCADLAISGGNIERITAVAHGGIRESGWEEVDATGLCLAPGFIDVHTHDDLEVIHNPKVPAKISQGVTTVIVGNCGISASPVTLKSDPPDPLNLLGGRERFSYPRFSDYAHAVQKARPNINVAALVGHTSLRNNHMPDLQRSASADELAAMRLQLREALQQGAIGLSSGLAYGSAKCAETAEVLEMVAELAAQGGVYTTHLRTEFDRILEAIDEALMTAGEHRVPLIISHLKCAGRGNWGRSSEVLEKLDLAAPHQKLACDCYPYTASSSTLDLAQVNDDIEIFITWSETFPEQGGRRLADIARDWNLSNYAAAEKLQPAGAVYHCMSDADVQNILAHPLTMVGSDGLPNDPHPHPRLWGAFPRVLAHYGRDLKLFDLATAVHKMTGLSATNFGLANRGFIREGYCADLVLFDYARLESMADYSQPQLPTRGIRRVWVNGVCSYSDGDVLDSRSGSFLFRT, from the coding sequence ATGACTTTCGATACGGTAATTCGCAATGCCCAGGTGATCGATGGCAGTGGTGCCGCAGCGGTTTGCGCAGACCTTGCCATCAGCGGAGGTAATATCGAGCGAATTACCGCTGTGGCGCATGGTGGCATTCGCGAATCCGGGTGGGAAGAAGTGGATGCTACGGGTCTCTGTCTGGCGCCGGGGTTTATCGATGTACACACCCACGACGACCTGGAGGTTATCCACAACCCCAAAGTGCCGGCCAAGATCAGCCAGGGAGTGACCACCGTCATTGTGGGTAACTGCGGTATCAGTGCCAGCCCGGTCACCCTGAAGAGCGATCCCCCAGATCCGCTCAACCTGCTCGGTGGGCGCGAACGCTTCTCCTACCCCAGGTTTTCCGATTACGCCCACGCCGTACAAAAGGCGCGCCCGAATATCAATGTGGCCGCACTGGTCGGCCATACCTCCCTCCGCAACAACCATATGCCAGACCTGCAGCGCTCGGCCTCGGCGGACGAACTCGCAGCCATGCGCCTGCAATTGCGCGAGGCGCTACAGCAGGGCGCCATCGGGCTCAGTTCTGGCCTCGCTTACGGCAGCGCAAAATGCGCGGAGACCGCGGAAGTGTTGGAAATGGTTGCCGAGTTGGCGGCGCAGGGCGGGGTCTACACCACCCATTTGCGCACCGAGTTTGACCGCATTCTTGAGGCCATTGATGAGGCGTTGATGACGGCCGGTGAGCATCGTGTGCCGCTGATTATTTCCCACCTGAAATGCGCGGGCCGCGGCAACTGGGGCCGCAGTAGTGAAGTGCTGGAAAAACTGGACCTGGCGGCGCCACACCAGAAACTGGCCTGCGACTGCTACCCCTACACCGCCAGCTCCAGCACCCTGGATCTTGCGCAGGTGAACGACGATATCGAGATTTTTATTACCTGGTCTGAGACATTTCCGGAGCAGGGTGGGCGGCGTTTGGCGGATATTGCTCGGGATTGGAATCTTTCCAATTACGCGGCGGCAGAGAAGTTGCAGCCGGCGGGTGCGGTATACCACTGTATGAGTGACGCGGATGTACAGAATATTCTGGCCCACCCGTTGACGATGGTGGGCTCGGATGGTCTGCCCAATGACCCGCATCCGCACCCGCGCTTGTGGGGAGCTTTTCCGCGCGTGCTTGCCCATTACGGACGGGACCTGAAGCTGTTCGACTTAGCCACGGCGGTGCACAAAATGACCGGGCTTTCCGCGACCAATTTTGGTTTGGCGAACCGGGGTTTTATCCGCGAGGGCTATTGTGCGGATCTGGTGTTGTTTGATTACGCGCGGCTGGAATCCATGGCCGACTATTCGCAACCGCAATTGCCTACGCGGGGAATTCGGCGGGTCTGGGTGAATGGGGTTTGTAGCTATTCCGATGGTGACGTTCTCGACAGCCGCAGCGGTTCTTTTTTGTTTCGTACCTGA
- a CDS encoding S9 family peptidase, whose translation MKRKLFFLLACTFAGHSSAEQLTIDRLFSDPALSGTSPRALQYSPDGSRVTFLKGREEDYNRYDLWEYSVNDGETRMLVNSDKLHSGEEKLSDEEKARRERQRIFGSGIMEYSWSKDGKSLLFPLAGDVFFYDVAKAKSKRLTETEAFETDVRVSPKGHFVSFIRDQNIFVVDLNTGKERQLTTDGKGPIKNGMAEFVAQEEMGRMTGYWWSPDEKRIAFLQVDESPVDEVTRSEIYADRIDMIQQRYPAAGRPNVKIKLGVLDIASGKTQWLDLGKNQDIYIPRVKWARDNLLSYQWQNRSQQKLELRFVDIPSGKTRTALTETSDTWVNLFHDLRFLKDSDRFIWASEKDGFKHLYLYDFSGKQLAQLTRGDWAIDQVEAVDEKSGKVYFTGRKDTPLERHLYVTNLDGKAEAAKISSRSGMHSIAFADDASGYIDRYSNPTTPTQVSLHDIDGKRITWLQENKVEKGHPLYPYMSDWITPEFGEIKAPEGHTLYYRMYKPAGFDPKKSYPVMVFLYGGPHAQLVTNSWDRPFNQFMAQQGYVVFTLDNRGSANRGKKFEDPIFQKMGSVEVDDQVTGVKFLRNLPFVDPERIGVYGHSYGGYMALMTMFKAGDYFKAGISGAPVTGWELYDTHYTERYMGNPNQVPKAYEASSVFPYAKDLKGPLLIYHGMADDNVLFTNTTKLVKQLQDNGQQFELMTYPGKKHSMRGKETGKHWHQMMKDFFDRTLKATD comes from the coding sequence ATGAAACGGAAACTGTTTTTCCTGTTGGCCTGCACTTTTGCCGGGCATTCTTCTGCTGAACAGCTCACTATCGATAGATTGTTCTCTGACCCCGCATTGAGCGGTACCAGCCCGCGGGCGCTGCAATATTCGCCGGACGGCAGCCGCGTCACCTTCCTCAAGGGGCGAGAAGAAGATTACAACCGCTACGACCTGTGGGAATACAGCGTGAACGACGGGGAAACCCGTATGCTGGTCAACTCCGACAAGCTGCACAGCGGCGAAGAAAAACTTTCCGACGAAGAGAAGGCCCGCCGCGAGCGCCAGCGTATTTTCGGCAGCGGTATCATGGAATACAGCTGGTCCAAAGACGGCAAGTCCCTGCTGTTCCCCCTCGCAGGCGATGTGTTCTTCTACGACGTGGCCAAAGCCAAATCCAAACGCCTGACCGAAACCGAAGCCTTCGAGACCGATGTGCGGGTTTCCCCCAAAGGCCATTTCGTTTCGTTTATCCGCGACCAGAATATTTTTGTGGTGGACCTGAATACCGGTAAAGAGCGTCAGCTCACCACCGATGGCAAGGGCCCGATCAAAAACGGTATGGCGGAATTTGTGGCCCAGGAAGAAATGGGACGCATGACCGGCTACTGGTGGTCGCCGGATGAAAAACGCATTGCATTCCTGCAGGTGGACGAGAGCCCGGTTGATGAAGTAACCCGCAGCGAAATTTATGCGGACCGCATCGACATGATCCAGCAGCGCTACCCTGCGGCTGGACGCCCCAATGTCAAAATCAAACTGGGTGTACTGGACATCGCCAGCGGCAAAACCCAGTGGCTGGATCTCGGCAAAAACCAGGACATTTATATTCCACGGGTAAAATGGGCGCGGGACAACCTGCTGTCCTATCAATGGCAGAACCGCAGCCAGCAGAAACTGGAACTGCGTTTTGTGGATATCCCCAGTGGCAAAACCCGTACCGCGCTGACCGAAACCAGCGATACCTGGGTTAACCTGTTCCACGACCTGCGTTTCCTGAAAGACAGCGACCGCTTTATCTGGGCGTCGGAAAAAGACGGTTTCAAACACCTGTACCTGTACGACTTCAGTGGCAAGCAGCTGGCACAACTCACCCGGGGCGACTGGGCGATCGACCAGGTTGAGGCGGTGGATGAAAAATCCGGCAAGGTTTATTTCACCGGCCGCAAAGACACGCCGCTGGAGCGTCACCTGTATGTGACCAACCTCGATGGAAAAGCGGAAGCCGCGAAAATTTCCAGCCGCTCCGGTATGCACAGCATTGCCTTTGCGGATGATGCATCCGGTTATATTGATCGTTACTCCAATCCGACCACGCCAACCCAGGTCAGCCTGCACGATATTGATGGCAAGCGCATTACCTGGCTGCAAGAAAACAAGGTTGAGAAAGGGCACCCGCTGTACCCGTATATGAGTGACTGGATCACTCCAGAGTTTGGTGAGATCAAGGCGCCGGAAGGCCACACCCTGTATTACCGCATGTACAAGCCGGCGGGCTTCGATCCGAAGAAATCCTACCCGGTAATGGTATTCCTGTACGGCGGCCCGCACGCGCAGCTGGTCACCAATAGCTGGGACAGACCGTTCAACCAGTTCATGGCCCAACAGGGTTATGTGGTCTTCACCCTGGATAACCGCGGCTCAGCCAATCGCGGTAAAAAGTTTGAAGATCCCATCTTCCAGAAAATGGGTAGTGTAGAGGTGGATGACCAGGTCACCGGGGTGAAATTCCTGCGCAACCTGCCGTTTGTTGATCCGGAGCGTATTGGTGTTTACGGCCACAGCTACGGTGGCTATATGGCGCTGATGACCATGTTCAAAGCGGGAGATTACTTCAAGGCGGGCATCTCCGGTGCACCGGTAACCGGCTGGGAGCTGTACGACACCCATTACACCGAGCGCTATATGGGCAACCCGAACCAGGTGCCGAAAGCTTACGAGGCATCGTCGGTATTCCCCTATGCCAAGGACCTGAAAGGCCCTCTGCTGATCTATCATGGAATGGCGGATGACAATGTGCTGTTCACCAATACCACCAAGCTGGTGAAGCAGCTGCAGGACAATGGCCAGCAGTTTGAGTTGATGACCTACCCGGGCAAAAAGCACAGTATGCGCGGCAAGGAAACCGGAAAGCACTGGCATCAGATGATGAAGGACTTTTTTGATCGTACGCTGAAAGCGACGGACTGA
- a CDS encoding sodium:solute symporter family protein, whose amino-acid sequence MNADYFLAAFGLYIVFLIAIGWFVSRRQKSGDDFLLAGRSLPIFLTVGTTVATMVGTGSSMGAVGFGYGHGWGGALYGVGGAVGILLLGILFAPVRAQRFSTMSEELASYVGDHPLVKKVVALLIFIACLGWLGAHILGGSLYLAWIAGIDLQLAKLLVALGFAVFVVIGGYHAVVWTDTLQALVLFTGFLLMAGFALHQVGGWEAMLAAQPASHRNPLAAGSIGLLPSISLAVVIAVGVLATPSFRQRIYSARSVASVRRSFFISGSLYLGFSLVPAIIGMCAYVLSPELDNRNYAFPFLAIEVLPLTIGLIVLLAGLSATMSSASSDAIAGVSILVRDFSRNPDRTPAQPETEASDSIRRSRIGLVLVIGAALGLAMLSDDLIGYIGKMISTVMAGLFVCGMLGRFWPRYTWQGALASLLAGAMASILVMVTANEYWGNPILPAVFAALVAGVLVSLATGAPLAVHESDPEFDAG is encoded by the coding sequence ATGAATGCAGACTATTTCCTCGCCGCGTTTGGCCTCTATATCGTATTCCTGATTGCCATCGGTTGGTTTGTCAGTCGTCGCCAGAAAAGTGGTGACGACTTTTTACTGGCCGGTCGCAGTCTGCCCATCTTCCTCACCGTAGGCACCACCGTGGCCACCATGGTCGGCACCGGCTCTTCCATGGGCGCGGTGGGGTTTGGCTATGGCCACGGTTGGGGCGGAGCGCTTTACGGTGTTGGCGGTGCGGTGGGTATCCTGCTGCTGGGAATCCTGTTTGCGCCGGTGCGCGCACAGCGCTTCTCCACCATGAGCGAAGAGCTGGCGTCCTATGTGGGAGACCATCCGCTGGTCAAAAAAGTCGTTGCCCTGTTGATCTTTATTGCCTGCCTGGGCTGGCTGGGTGCACATATTCTCGGTGGCAGCCTGTATCTGGCCTGGATTGCGGGTATCGACCTGCAGCTGGCCAAACTGCTGGTGGCCCTGGGCTTCGCCGTTTTTGTGGTGATCGGCGGTTACCACGCGGTAGTGTGGACCGATACCCTGCAGGCGCTGGTACTGTTTACCGGTTTTCTACTGATGGCCGGGTTTGCACTGCACCAGGTAGGCGGCTGGGAGGCAATGCTGGCGGCGCAGCCGGCATCGCACCGCAATCCACTGGCTGCAGGCTCCATCGGTCTTCTGCCCTCCATATCCCTGGCGGTCGTCATCGCGGTGGGGGTTCTGGCAACCCCTTCCTTTCGCCAGCGGATCTATTCCGCACGCAGTGTGGCTTCGGTGCGCCGCTCCTTTTTTATTTCCGGCTCCCTGTATCTGGGTTTTTCCCTGGTGCCGGCGATCATCGGTATGTGCGCCTATGTACTGAGCCCCGAGCTGGATAACCGCAACTATGCGTTTCCCTTTCTCGCCATCGAGGTACTGCCGCTCACCATCGGTTTGATTGTGCTGCTCGCGGGGCTCTCCGCCACTATGTCCAGTGCCAGCTCGGACGCCATTGCCGGGGTGTCGATCCTGGTGCGGGACTTTTCCCGCAACCCTGACCGCACCCCTGCGCAGCCGGAAACGGAAGCGTCTGACTCCATCCGTCGATCGCGTATCGGGTTGGTGCTGGTGATCGGCGCGGCACTGGGGCTGGCGATGTTGTCGGATGACCTGATCGGCTACATCGGCAAGATGATTTCCACCGTGATGGCCGGGCTGTTCGTCTGCGGCATGCTGGGGCGTTTCTGGCCCCGGTACACCTGGCAGGGGGCCCTGGCCTCATTGCTGGCGGGGGCGATGGCTTCGATACTGGTGATGGTTACCGCGAATGAATATTGGGGTAACCCCATATTGCCTGCGGTATTTGCCGCGCTGGTCGCGGGGGTACTGGTGAGCCTGGCTACCGGTGCACCACTCGCGGTTCACGAATCGGACCCGGAGTTCGACGCGGGCTGA